From Staphylothermus hellenicus DSM 12710, a single genomic window includes:
- a CDS encoding DUF5603 domain-containing protein, with product MSGKGKVIIKLPKTVIPVKYVEPVLIDVDRLLPHEEIVPGRLKDLMEKIRSEGVVDMPIIVTPIPGTDKYLVVDGHHRWAAVKELGYKKVPAIIIDYFDENVKLKTWYPAIIGSINKILGEIRKKGIRIEKCKDKDNVYEDEELGKYAFVIIGKNNECYKIHGSINEQKIVSKILSKLNLEGEYTLVYYGEKDEALRDLEKGEIDYLFLRKPPTKNEVIEIAKHNQVYSPKTTRHILPYIPAITNTPLNKLK from the coding sequence TTGTCTGGGAAGGGAAAGGTAATCATAAAATTGCCGAAAACAGTGATTCCTGTTAAATATGTTGAGCCAGTATTGATCGATGTAGATAGGTTGTTACCGCATGAAGAAATCGTTCCAGGCAGGCTAAAGGATTTAATGGAGAAGATCCGTAGTGAAGGAGTCGTTGATATGCCGATCATAGTGACCCCTATTCCCGGCACAGACAAATACCTTGTTGTTGATGGGCATCATAGATGGGCAGCCGTTAAAGAACTCGGCTATAAAAAGGTCCCGGCAATTATTATTGATTACTTCGATGAAAACGTGAAGTTAAAGACATGGTACCCGGCAATCATAGGATCAATAAATAAAATACTCGGAGAAATCAGGAAAAAAGGCATTAGAATAGAGAAATGCAAAGATAAAGATAATGTCTATGAAGACGAAGAACTAGGTAAATATGCATTCGTAATCATAGGGAAAAACAATGAATGCTATAAAATACATGGATCCATAAATGAGCAGAAAATAGTGTCGAAAATATTATCGAAACTAAACCTAGAAGGAGAATATACTCTAGTATACTACGGTGAAAAAGATGAAGCACTAAGAGATCTGGAAAAGGGAGAGATAGACTATTTATTTCTAAGAAAACCCCCAACAAAAAACGAGGTAATCGAGATCGCTAAACATAACCAAGTATACTCGCCTAAAACAACAAGACACATCCTACCCTATATACCGGCAATAACAAATACGCCACTAAATAAACTAAAATAA
- a CDS encoding D-2-hydroxyacid dehydrogenase, whose product MVKILVAAPIHEKALEKLRNAGFQIVYEEYPSEDRLVELIKDVDAIIVRSKPKVTRRVIEVAEKLKVIARAGVGLDNIDLDAANEKGIQVFNAPSAPTQSVAELAIGLMIDVLRKIAFADRKMREGAWAKKQCLGRELRGKVLGIIGMGRIGTAVARIAYHGLGMKIIYYDARRCPKDIEKEIEAKCVDLDTLLKTADIVSIHVPLVPATKHLINEEKLRLMKKTAILINTARGGVVDTNALVKALKEGWIAGAGLDVFEEEPLPPEHPLTKLDNVVLTPHIGASTVEAQERAGVEVVEKIIGFFKGSSNK is encoded by the coding sequence ATGGTAAAAATACTTGTTGCCGCACCAATTCATGAGAAAGCATTGGAGAAGCTGAGAAATGCTGGCTTCCAAATAGTTTATGAAGAATATCCTAGCGAGGATAGACTTGTAGAGTTGATAAAAGATGTAGATGCTATTATTGTTAGGAGTAAGCCAAAAGTCACTAGGAGAGTTATAGAAGTTGCTGAGAAACTAAAGGTTATTGCCCGTGCAGGAGTTGGACTAGATAATATTGATCTAGACGCAGCTAATGAGAAGGGGATCCAAGTATTTAATGCTCCCTCTGCTCCCACACAAAGCGTTGCAGAACTAGCAATAGGTTTAATGATTGATGTATTGAGAAAAATAGCTTTCGCTGATAGAAAAATGCGTGAAGGTGCATGGGCTAAGAAGCAGTGTTTGGGCCGCGAGCTTAGAGGCAAAGTATTAGGGATTATTGGTATGGGACGTATAGGAACCGCTGTGGCTAGGATCGCATATCATGGTTTAGGCATGAAGATCATATACTATGATGCCCGGAGATGCCCTAAGGATATTGAGAAAGAAATAGAAGCTAAATGCGTGGATCTAGATACATTGTTGAAAACAGCAGATATAGTATCAATCCATGTACCATTAGTACCAGCTACTAAGCATTTAATTAATGAAGAAAAACTACGACTAATGAAGAAAACAGCAATACTTATAAATACTGCTCGTGGAGGCGTAGTAGATACTAATGCTCTCGTAAAAGCGTTGAAGGAAGGATGGATTGCTGGTGCAGGCCTAGATGTATTTGAGGAGGAACCATTACCTCCAGAACATCCATTAACAAAGCTGGACAATGTTGTTTTAACACCACATATAGGAGCTAGTACAGTTGAAGCACAGGAGCGTGCAGGAGTAGAAGTTGTTGAGAAAATAATTGGGTTCTTTAAGGGATCAAGTAATAAATAA
- a CDS encoding vWA domain-containing protein produces MEYIKASFRMGKDSIIEGREDTIPFVLSIKGVYSAHPPIAFLIVIDTSYSMDGEKIFRAKQAALGLLDILRDKDYVGVYGFAGKFYKVLEPVPATKRGEVERAIISLKLGSGTNIYDTLKKLVEETKKVLQNGALSLVRIIFITDGEPTVGKKNPKKILEMAKKLREAGASALIIGVGTEYNEKLLSRMAMALNGEFEHISDPASLEKLISEYAKSTQEVSAKNVAVLLRLSPGFRVDIYNSLYNNVPEGVEVEIGDIHYRETIDIVGDITTPPLLIGEAHIGDIHISYVNPETEEREFATPIPMKIKVKPPEEASTVKIDEKVLAEARMMRTATKIQETLGKRKAKDLEKELEELIETTMRVGSESLTAKTLNIKERIEKEGLTPETSKEMASVISRIISGRLKEEKKEEGEKNE; encoded by the coding sequence TTGGAATATATTAAAGCATCTTTTAGGATGGGGAAAGATTCAATAATTGAAGGGAGAGAAGACACTATTCCTTTTGTATTATCTATTAAGGGAGTATATAGTGCTCATCCCCCAATAGCATTTCTAATAGTTATTGACACTAGTTATTCGATGGATGGAGAAAAAATATTTAGAGCCAAACAAGCAGCATTAGGGCTTCTTGATATACTCCGTGATAAAGACTATGTTGGAGTATATGGTTTTGCGGGAAAATTCTATAAAGTCTTAGAGCCTGTTCCAGCAACTAAGAGAGGCGAGGTAGAGAGGGCTATTATTAGTCTAAAACTTGGAAGCGGAACAAACATTTATGATACATTAAAGAAATTAGTTGAGGAAACAAAAAAGGTCTTACAAAACGGAGCATTATCTCTTGTCAGAATAATTTTCATCACCGACGGCGAACCAACAGTTGGAAAGAAGAACCCTAAAAAAATACTTGAAATGGCTAAGAAACTACGTGAAGCCGGAGCTTCGGCTCTCATAATAGGTGTTGGAACAGAATATAATGAGAAACTATTATCTAGAATGGCTATGGCGTTGAACGGCGAATTCGAACATATTAGCGACCCAGCTTCGCTCGAGAAGCTTATATCTGAATATGCTAAGTCAACTCAAGAAGTTAGTGCAAAAAACGTAGCAGTACTGTTAAGGTTAAGCCCTGGTTTCCGAGTAGACATATATAATAGTCTATATAATAATGTCCCGGAAGGCGTTGAAGTAGAAATTGGAGACATACACTACCGCGAAACAATCGATATTGTTGGAGATATAACAACTCCTCCTCTATTAATAGGAGAAGCTCATATCGGAGACATACATATATCATATGTTAATCCAGAAACAGAAGAGCGAGAATTCGCAACACCAATACCTATGAAAATAAAGGTTAAACCTCCAGAAGAAGCTTCAACTGTTAAAATAGATGAGAAAGTATTAGCCGAGGCGAGAATGATGCGGACTGCTACCAAGATACAAGAAACACTTGGGAAGAGAAAAGCTAAAGATCTGGAGAAAGAATTAGAAGAATTAATAGAAACAACCATGCGTGTTGGTAGTGAGAGCTTAACAGCTAAAACTCTTAATATTAAAGAACGTATAGAAAAAGAAGGGTTAACGCCTGAAACCTCGAAAGAAATGGCCTCAGTCATATCCAGAATTATTTCAGGTAGATTAAAAGAAGAAAAGAAGGAAGAGGGTGAAAAGAATGAGTGA
- a CDS encoding FHA domain-containing protein translates to MSEEKVEPKNSILILKVVKSNFFMPQTEWSLEPGEYVLGRYPTNDIVIPDPYVSRRHARIFYENGEWHIEDLDSTNGTIVDNEDIRGKGPKKINNNSEIVVGLTILSATIKEESQE, encoded by the coding sequence ATGAGTGAGGAAAAAGTTGAACCAAAAAATTCAATTCTGATACTGAAGGTTGTAAAGAGTAATTTCTTTATGCCTCAAACAGAATGGTCTCTAGAACCAGGTGAATATGTGCTCGGCAGATATCCTACAAACGATATCGTAATTCCAGATCCCTATGTTTCGAGAAGACATGCTAGAATTTTCTATGAGAACGGCGAATGGCATATAGAAGACTTAGATAGTACAAATGGGACCATTGTTGATAACGAGGATATAAGAGGTAAGGGTCCTAAGAAAATAAATAATAACTCAGAAATAGTGGTCGGTTTAACAATATTGTCGGCCACAATTAAGGAGGAATCCCAGGAATAA
- a CDS encoding protein kinase domain-containing protein produces MVEFKPFTKIDKASKEFIDPVVLSYVMLKQKIIAVNKRAKLVNCLNHLKNKSVEVLKQNSILYVVMKSIGSKWTIRSIIAGTLIIAMVYETKDGVQLIGGLAYNTLSKEIYPKNPVVKYSVGVIPIDALPDNIKVYIEESLREKREEKPPYIWVNKVLYDLYIEKILTDKGAYMYVLLGRDKFEHRYAVKIPREKTVDGKPLAVNTNTNALNEVLKGIINSLEVYSATRDSIRKGLASKGYDEYYADQLILYRKYILRPRAIIMLRTSFSDEEYLESPPIILEDYANLGDLDTKIKSKPLDQRELAFLAVRLAGALALVHINHFIHMDIKPQNILLIEDGAEPYGYAPLLGDFVGLPHVFDSIIELKKSTPEYADPIALVRGRASYNYDVYSLGITLFYAATGKKLKSRILLNLLTLKNIYGTPVPLRVFLVENPELVQYARKLEALYHEYNSKKHKMPVETFVTQLLSIIEDYDREQIKIIDKALPSRLANIIKKSIILNETDRYQDSVSIWLDLLNSIKELGYTNLIPS; encoded by the coding sequence GTGGTCGAATTTAAGCCTTTCACAAAAATAGATAAAGCAAGCAAGGAATTTATTGATCCCGTGGTTCTATCATATGTTATGTTGAAACAGAAAATAATAGCTGTAAATAAAAGGGCTAAGCTGGTTAATTGTCTAAATCATTTGAAAAATAAAAGTGTAGAAGTTCTAAAACAGAATTCTATCCTGTATGTAGTTATGAAATCAATAGGTTCGAAATGGACTATTAGATCCATAATCGCCGGGACACTTATAATAGCAATGGTTTACGAGACAAAAGATGGTGTACAACTTATCGGTGGATTAGCATATAATACCTTGTCTAAGGAGATCTATCCAAAGAATCCAGTTGTGAAATATAGCGTTGGAGTAATACCTATTGATGCCTTACCCGATAATATTAAAGTATATATTGAGGAAAGTCTACGTGAGAAAAGAGAAGAAAAACCTCCCTATATATGGGTGAACAAGGTTCTCTATGATTTATATATTGAGAAAATCCTTACGGATAAAGGAGCATATATGTATGTTCTCTTGGGAAGAGACAAGTTCGAGCATAGATATGCTGTAAAAATACCTAGAGAGAAAACAGTAGATGGTAAACCATTAGCTGTAAACACTAATACTAATGCATTAAACGAGGTCTTAAAAGGTATAATTAACAGTTTAGAAGTATATTCAGCTACAAGGGATAGTATCAGGAAAGGATTGGCATCTAAAGGATACGATGAATACTATGCTGACCAACTTATTCTTTACCGCAAATACATTCTCAGGCCAAGAGCGATCATTATGTTAAGAACATCTTTTTCAGATGAAGAATATTTAGAATCCCCCCCAATAATTCTAGAAGACTATGCTAATTTAGGCGATTTAGATACGAAGATCAAATCAAAACCATTGGATCAAAGAGAACTAGCCTTCCTAGCAGTCAGGCTTGCCGGGGCCCTAGCTTTAGTTCATATAAATCATTTTATACACATGGATATTAAGCCTCAAAACATATTATTGATAGAAGATGGGGCAGAACCATATGGGTATGCTCCATTACTAGGGGACTTCGTAGGTTTACCCCATGTTTTTGATTCGATAATTGAATTAAAGAAATCAACACCGGAATATGCTGATCCAATAGCTCTGGTTCGTGGAAGAGCAAGTTATAACTATGACGTTTACAGTCTTGGAATCACTCTATTCTATGCTGCAACAGGTAAGAAACTTAAGAGTAGAATCCTACTAAACCTGCTAACACTCAAAAACATTTATGGAACACCTGTTCCTCTAAGAGTTTTCCTAGTTGAAAACCCAGAGCTGGTTCAGTATGCTAGAAAACTAGAAGCCCTATATCACGAATACAACAGTAAAAAACATAAAATGCCGGTAGAAACATTTGTAACTCAATTACTTTCTATAATAGAAGATTATGATAGAGAACAAATTAAAATCATAGATAAGGCTTTACCAAGTAGGCTAGCCAATATCATAAAGAAATCAATAATACTCAACGAAACGGATAGGTATCAAGACTCTGTATCTATATGGTTGGATCTATTAAATAGTATTAAAGAGCTTGGATACACAAATCTTATTCCCTCATAA
- a CDS encoding phosphate signaling complex PhoU family protein — MVEKRKIQKTGSSSYIVTLPKDWIDGMGLKSGDYVLIYEHEGKLIVTPPKLEAGMLTGEIRVLKPVDNDQVFRILVAMYLSGYSNITVTFDKNIPELAKRISELKNRARIKLAGIEVVDETYNSVVMKILLDLKELPLIRATRRLHLIVNNMLLDALKAFHTKDTGLADAVLQRDDEADRFHFMIVRQLALALLDIRIMNELGISNPVEALNYRILARNLERIADHAANIAKRTYHRPDECMLCKETYDIGLRINNLFNKAMDGLYRLSRQQSEEVIFEAQDIIKIIDDTLFNKILVGNISDQEKIVLTMVFDSLRRITRYSSGIAEAALNIRASKSSVIEIK; from the coding sequence ATGGTTGAGAAGAGGAAAATACAGAAAACAGGGTCATCATCATATATAGTAACATTGCCTAAAGACTGGATAGACGGTATGGGACTAAAATCAGGAGACTATGTTTTAATATATGAACATGAAGGTAAGCTTATAGTTACTCCTCCAAAACTAGAAGCAGGCATGTTAACCGGGGAGATAAGGGTTCTAAAACCAGTTGATAACGATCAAGTCTTTAGAATACTTGTTGCAATGTATTTATCGGGATATAGCAATATAACGGTAACATTTGATAAAAACATTCCAGAACTAGCTAAGAGAATAAGTGAGCTTAAAAACCGTGCCAGAATAAAGCTTGCCGGGATAGAAGTTGTTGATGAAACCTATAATAGTGTTGTAATGAAGATCCTTCTAGATCTTAAAGAATTGCCGTTAATAAGAGCGACTAGACGACTACATCTAATCGTTAATAATATGTTACTAGATGCATTAAAGGCATTCCATACCAAAGATACTGGACTAGCAGATGCTGTTCTACAAAGAGATGATGAAGCTGATCGTTTCCATTTCATGATTGTTAGACAACTCGCTCTTGCACTTCTTGATATTAGAATTATGAACGAACTAGGCATATCCAACCCTGTAGAAGCCTTAAATTATAGGATACTGGCCAGAAATCTTGAAAGAATAGCTGATCATGCCGCAAATATTGCTAAGAGAACATATCATAGACCAGACGAATGCATGTTATGTAAGGAAACATATGATATTGGGCTCAGAATTAATAATTTATTCAATAAAGCAATGGATGGATTATATAGGCTTAGCCGGCAACAATCAGAGGAAGTTATATTTGAAGCACAAGATATTATAAAAATCATTGATGATACGCTATTCAACAAAATACTGGTCGGAAATATTAGTGATCAGGAAAAAATTGTTCTAACAATGGTATTTGATAGCTTGAGAAGAATAACAAGATACAGTAGTGGAATAGCAGAAGCAGCCCTCAATATTAGAGCTAGTAAAAGCTCAGTTATAGAAATTAAGTAA
- a CDS encoding pyridoxal-phosphate-dependent aminotransferase family protein has translation MSSYEDAVKEVLSIIWPKPLKLFTAGPVACFPEVLEAMKAQMFSHRSSEYRELHRDTTVRLADFLEAKKSTVLLIPSSGTGFMEASIRNAVTPGGKVLVTIIGAFGKRYREVVESNGRTAVVLEKAPGEPVLPEELDDALKKNSDVEAVTITYNETSTGVLNPLPELAKVAKEHDKLVFVDSVSAMGAADIKVDEWGLDLVFASSQKAFGVPPGLAMAAVSDAVFEKAKTIPNRGWYFDLLKYKKYLETQWSTPSTPPIPQIIGLNVVLRIIEKIGGKEAWLKMYGERAEKIRKGVLDLGLELFAKPGYYSPTITVVKTPPGIKGVEVYEAMRKRGFEIAKGYGPIKEYTFRIGHMGYITDEDIRGLFDNLREVIEELKKK, from the coding sequence TTGAGTAGTTATGAAGACGCTGTAAAAGAAGTATTATCTATTATTTGGCCAAAACCACTAAAACTATTCACCGCTGGCCCAGTAGCGTGTTTTCCAGAAGTATTAGAAGCTATGAAGGCACAGATGTTTAGCCATAGATCATCTGAGTATAGGGAGCTCCACAGAGATACCACGGTTAGATTAGCTGATTTCCTCGAGGCAAAGAAGTCTACAGTATTATTAATCCCCTCCAGCGGCACAGGCTTTATGGAGGCAAGCATTAGAAACGCTGTCACACCGGGCGGGAAAGTCTTAGTAACAATTATTGGTGCTTTCGGTAAGCGTTACCGCGAAGTTGTCGAGAGTAATGGTAGAACAGCCGTAGTATTAGAGAAGGCTCCTGGAGAACCAGTATTACCGGAGGAACTAGATGATGCTCTAAAGAAAAACTCGGATGTAGAAGCTGTTACTATAACATATAATGAGACAAGTACTGGTGTATTAAACCCCTTACCAGAGCTTGCAAAGGTTGCTAAGGAACATGATAAACTAGTCTTTGTGGACTCTGTATCCGCGATGGGGGCTGCTGATATAAAAGTGGATGAGTGGGGCTTGGACCTAGTTTTTGCGAGTAGTCAGAAAGCCTTCGGTGTTCCACCAGGCCTTGCAATGGCTGCTGTAAGTGATGCAGTATTTGAAAAAGCAAAAACTATTCCTAATCGTGGATGGTATTTTGACTTATTAAAGTATAAGAAATACTTAGAAACACAATGGTCTACACCATCAACTCCTCCAATACCTCAAATTATCGGGTTAAACGTTGTATTGAGAATTATTGAGAAAATTGGTGGTAAGGAAGCTTGGCTTAAAATGTATGGTGAGAGAGCAGAAAAGATTAGGAAAGGAGTCCTTGATCTTGGGCTGGAACTATTTGCTAAGCCAGGCTATTATAGCCCGACAATAACAGTTGTTAAAACACCACCGGGTATTAAGGGTGTAGAAGTATATGAAGCCATGAGGAAGAGAGGATTCGAAATAGCAAAGGGATATGGGCCAATTAAGGAATATACTTTCAGAATAGGCCATATGGGTTATATAACTGATGAAGACATTCGAGGACTATTTGATAACTTGAGAGAAGTAATCGAGGAGCTTAAGAAAAAATAA
- a CDS encoding M24 family metallopeptidase, with protein sequence MNSLKPQINKLYELVEKSGVEEVLLAAPDNIEYFLGIRTIADSVLLLHYKKGGNLRIYVPLLEYYRFRDTLSKLGVEVIAVSKTVKPSDARIVESDWKTLIGKLASSDKVGFDKSHVSPLNTLITSIYGDRIVDLSSEINKYRMRKEDWEIKSITRAVEITGKGIYEVANNLNDRITEAEVAGFFEYRVRREGVDEYAFPPLTLFKPGNSYPHNLPSNTRLGRKNLVLVDVGVKYNGRCSDITRMIIWRKISEEERKAVEAVNEAVDNVIDNIQPGIEAGKLADIAVKTLEKHGLSERFIHGLGHGFGVLVHEPPYIRIGEKTKLEPGMVFTVEPGVYFAGKYGVRIEEDVLVTERGVRVLSKMIERIITP encoded by the coding sequence GTGAATTCTTTGAAGCCCCAGATCAATAAGTTATATGAGCTCGTAGAGAAAAGCGGTGTTGAAGAAGTACTTCTTGCAGCACCTGATAATATTGAGTACTTCCTAGGCATTAGAACAATTGCTGATTCTGTTTTACTCCTCCACTATAAGAAAGGGGGTAATCTCCGAATATATGTACCATTACTAGAATATTATAGGTTCAGAGACACCCTTAGTAAGCTAGGAGTAGAAGTTATAGCTGTATCTAAAACGGTTAAGCCTAGTGATGCAAGGATTGTGGAGAGTGATTGGAAAACCCTTATTGGAAAACTAGCTTCTTCCGATAAGGTTGGATTTGATAAATCACATGTCTCACCACTTAACACGTTAATAACGAGTATATATGGGGATAGAATAGTTGATTTATCAAGTGAAATAAACAAGTATAGAATGAGGAAGGAGGATTGGGAAATAAAATCCATTACTCGAGCAGTCGAGATAACTGGTAAAGGCATTTATGAGGTAGCAAACAATCTTAACGATAGAATTACGGAGGCAGAAGTAGCTGGTTTCTTCGAGTATCGTGTTAGGAGGGAGGGAGTAGACGAATATGCTTTCCCACCATTAACACTGTTTAAACCTGGAAATAGTTACCCGCACAACCTACCTTCAAATACAAGGCTTGGAAGAAAGAATCTTGTATTAGTTGATGTCGGCGTCAAATATAATGGTAGATGCAGTGATATAACGAGAATGATTATTTGGAGAAAGATCTCGGAGGAGGAAAGAAAGGCTGTTGAGGCAGTAAATGAAGCAGTAGATAATGTAATAGATAATATACAGCCAGGAATAGAAGCTGGAAAACTAGCTGATATAGCTGTGAAAACCCTTGAAAAACACGGGTTATCCGAGAGATTCATTCATGGATTAGGACATGGTTTTGGAGTATTAGTGCATGAGCCACCATATATTAGAATAGGTGAGAAAACAAAGTTAGAGCCTGGAATGGTTTTCACTGTTGAGCCAGGAGTATATTTTGCCGGCAAATATGGTGTGAGAATAGAAGAAGATGTATTAGTTACTGAGAGAGGAGTAAGGGTATTATCAAAAATGATCGAGAGAATTATTACTCCTTAA
- a CDS encoding dolichol kinase, whose amino-acid sequence MDLLYESIWATLLFIWVMIVVYPITKNLYKYMRRKGLSHIKAVYYNRKIIHILAGGLVALSVPYLFETPLLPAILAAVLAIATYMPHRRNKLMDWFQTEDNMYEVHFCIMWGVVITFAWLIFHNWWYGVIPIVFMAFGDGVTGIVRNMLYNRRTKAWIGNLAMALVTIPIGYLVLGPLGGVAGLLASIIEHFEIKPLIDDNITVPLASFLVLLIGIPPC is encoded by the coding sequence TTGGATCTACTGTATGAGAGTATATGGGCTACGCTCTTATTCATATGGGTAATGATAGTTGTTTACCCAATAACCAAGAACTTATACAAGTATATGAGGCGTAAGGGATTATCCCATATAAAAGCTGTTTATTATAATAGGAAAATAATACATATCCTTGCCGGCGGATTAGTTGCATTATCAGTGCCATATCTCTTCGAAACACCTTTACTACCAGCGATTCTAGCTGCTGTATTAGCTATTGCTACATATATGCCTCATCGAAGAAACAAGTTAATGGATTGGTTCCAAACAGAGGATAACATGTATGAAGTACATTTCTGCATAATGTGGGGGGTAGTGATAACTTTTGCGTGGCTAATATTTCATAATTGGTGGTATGGAGTTATACCCATTGTTTTCATGGCTTTCGGTGACGGAGTAACAGGAATTGTGAGAAACATGCTATATAATAGGAGGACAAAAGCATGGATAGGAAACCTTGCAATGGCACTAGTAACAATACCTATAGGATACCTTGTTCTAGGCCCACTAGGTGGTGTCGCTGGGCTTCTAGCCAGTATTATTGAGCACTTCGAGATAAAACCATTGATAGATGATAATATAACTGTTCCATTAGCAAGCTTCTTAGTACTCCTTATAGGAATTCCTCCTTGCTAG
- a CDS encoding inositol monophosphatase family protein, which yields MRIDEELERIAFRIAGESAGYLRDLYGLEPLSSIVGRGASGDTTRKIDALVEEYAIELLRGTGLDLYIVSEEAGIVRIGENHQFIVLMDPLDGSLNYTLGIPGVAVSLVFYDINSDDFTESIAGAVANVFLKEIYSFDKSNVYVNRVRVEKYYSRMSGINVVYTNTAETFRKVYLFMKKEFGGEVRLRVIGSAALESVYAALGRIDLFLHNTGRLRNLDVAGGVSIAKRLGVPVLGLDGKKIICSPKRIEFIKSLVIGKPGVEKIVEYFKE from the coding sequence ATGAGAATAGATGAGGAGTTAGAAAGAATAGCTTTTAGGATAGCAGGTGAGTCAGCCGGTTATTTAAGAGACCTCTATGGATTAGAGCCTCTAAGCTCTATTGTTGGTAGAGGAGCTTCTGGCGATACTACAAGAAAAATAGATGCCTTGGTTGAAGAATACGCTATTGAATTATTGAGGGGTACAGGTTTAGATCTATATATTGTTAGTGAGGAAGCAGGAATTGTAAGAATAGGTGAGAATCACCAATTTATTGTTTTAATGGATCCTCTTGATGGAAGCCTGAATTATACATTGGGCATTCCTGGAGTAGCTGTATCACTTGTATTTTACGATATTAATAGTGATGATTTTACCGAGTCAATTGCTGGAGCTGTGGCAAATGTGTTCTTGAAGGAGATATATTCTTTTGATAAATCAAATGTATATGTTAATAGGGTTAGAGTTGAAAAATATTATTCCCGTATGAGCGGAATAAATGTCGTGTACACCAATACAGCTGAAACATTTAGAAAGGTATACTTGTTTATGAAGAAAGAGTTCGGCGGAGAAGTTAGACTAAGAGTAATAGGATCTGCTGCTTTAGAATCTGTTTATGCTGCTCTTGGCAGAATCGATTTATTCCTACACAATACTGGTAGATTGAGAAACCTAGATGTTGCTGGAGGTGTTAGCATAGCTAAGAGACTAGGTGTGCCTGTGCTGGGACTGGATGGGAAGAAAATCATTTGTTCTCCTAAGAGAATAGAATTTATTAAGTCTTTAGTAATTGGCAAACCAGGAGTAGAAAAAATAGTGGAGTATTTTAAGGAGTAA
- a CDS encoding DMT family transporter produces MKDNYSSILKHYLALLGTVILWGTSFPVIKILVSNVNEYTYVWVRGLLSTVFLTPLILHYISKKNVSRECVKGGLLAGIFYGLGLFFQGWGTAYTTASNSAFITGLNVLFVHLIIASMYKRYSIRLFASLVSGILGLYMLSSPTTIGRLGDFLVLIGAVMWALQIIVFDKYSKCNPFILVYFMFIPTQTFILFDPAPISILETRINVLLGFIYLAIFCSIGAFALQAYGQKKVPPETAATIFLLEPVFASIFAYLFLGETLGFKQLIGASLILLSMYLASKHLLK; encoded by the coding sequence ATGAAAGATAATTATTCAAGCATACTTAAACACTACTTAGCCTTGCTAGGCACAGTTATTTTGTGGGGAACGAGTTTTCCAGTTATAAAAATCTTGGTAAGCAATGTTAATGAATATACATATGTTTGGGTTCGAGGATTATTATCCACGGTGTTCTTAACACCTTTAATACTCCATTATATATCTAAGAAGAATGTTTCAAGAGAATGTGTTAAGGGAGGCTTATTAGCCGGTATATTCTATGGTCTCGGATTATTTTTTCAGGGATGGGGTACAGCGTATACTACTGCTAGTAATTCAGCCTTTATCACCGGGCTCAACGTTTTATTTGTTCACCTAATTATTGCTTCCATGTATAAAAGGTATAGTATAAGATTGTTTGCTAGCCTGGTCTCAGGCATACTGGGTTTATACATGTTATCAAGCCCTACAACAATTGGTAGGTTAGGAGATTTCCTTGTCTTAATCGGGGCAGTTATGTGGGCTTTGCAAATAATTGTTTTCGATAAATATTCTAAATGTAATCCCTTCATACTTGTATACTTCATGTTCATACCTACTCAAACATTTATATTATTTGATCCAGCACCCATAAGCATATTAGAAACTAGAATCAATGTTTTGCTTGGATTCATTTACTTAGCCATATTCTGCAGTATAGGTGCTTTTGCTCTACAAGCATATGGCCAGAAAAAGGTTCCACCAGAAACAGCGGCAACAATTTTCTTGTTAGAACCCGTTTTCGCCTCCATCTTTGCATACTTGTTTCTCGGAGAAACCCTGGGATTTAAACAATTAATAGGTGCTTCACTTATCCTATTATCAATGTATCTAGCATCTAAACATTTATTGAAGTAA